Genomic DNA from Fibrobacter succinogenes:
AAAGAGTTTTACACATAAAAAGACCCCGGCACGGAGGCCGGGGCATCAAATGAGTTAAAACTACGACTACAAGAAAAAATCAAGTTATCAACAATCGATACACCTATTTGTTCACGGGTCTTCTGTAGCCAAACGACTTCAAAAGCTGGTCACTAGACTTGATAACGGCATTCTTTTTCTTCTCGGCCTTGTCGAGGCTAACCGGCGGGAGCGTGCAGCGAAGCTTAGACGTCATCTTGACTTCGGTCTTGAAGAGGTAAGCTCCAGTACCATAGAGGCGTCCTTTCTTCGTTCTCACGTCACCATTTTCATCCGGCTTCATTTCGAAGAAGAGCTTCAAGAGACCTGCTTCATTCACATAGTCCGGATCGTCAAGGTCGTAATCAAAGCTATAGAAATCCGAGAACGCGCCCGTATTCGTATAGACCCAGATATTCACCTTAATCGTCGTCCAATAGAGGTTCATCTTGCTGTAATCCGACTTCAAGGATTCCTTGAACTCGTCCGTGCAGTACTTGTTAACGTAATCGTTCACAGAAACCTTCTTACCATTAGCTGCATCCACGCCTTCCAGTGCGACCATGCCACCAGCGCTCACAATGTCGTCCAGCGTTGCCAGTCCGCCCATAGCGTTCACGACAGGTACACGAGCGTCAACCGCGAGTGTCGGTCCGAGGTGACCTTCCAATCCCGGATACGGTTCTTCGCCCGAGCCATCCTTAGCCTTACCCTTGATACCAATAATCGCTTCTGTTTCGGAGTTTTTCTTGTAGTTGAAGAACGTCACGCTGTAGTTCTGGTCTTTCTTGGGCTTATGTTTCTTATCGTAATACTTCTCGATAGAGTCGCGATCCACGAGCGTTACCGGTTTTTCAACATCAATATTAATGTCCTTGACATTCTTCACCATGACAGTCACAGTATCACTCGATTCGTTACCGGCCTTGTCACGGAACACGCGAACAATCGTTTGTGAACCATTTTCAAGTCCCTGTACGCTAAGAGTATCTTGATCAACACCATCGACCGTCCACTTGACAACTGTAAAATTAGACGTAAGCACTTCGCCATCATACGGAGATTCAATCTTTACGACAGGTCCCTTCTGATCAAGCACGATAAACACTTCTTTTCGAGAAGAGTTACCAAATTTGTTCACATAGGTATATGCTACGTTGTAACCAATGTTGCCATCACTATTCTTAGCGATCTTGCCCTTTTCGTCCAGGAAGTACGAGACATCGACAGCATTGCCATTCTTATCGGTGTACGTGTATGATATTTTATATGTACCCGTTACATCATCGCCATCTGCAGAAAGCACAGATTCACTATCGCTGAGCCCGGTCTTGAGCGTCACACGTTCACCCGTAGAAGCATCAGCATAATACGAAACTGTCACATCCTTGCCGCCAATTTTGACCGTGTAAGAAACTTCGATAACCGCAATTTCCTTAGTCTTACCATCAGAAGTAACCACAGAACGCTTGACATCGTTACCCTTCTTATCGGTGTAATAGGTAACTGTAATGCGTTTGTTATTAACAACTTCTGTATAGGTATTCTTGTTGTAAGAACCGTTTTCAGGAACTGTAGTAATTCCCGAAGCAGGATCCTTTTTACGAGAGACCTTGGAATCGGCGATGTTCTTGATGTTCTTGAATTCATTAGACGAAACAGAAACCGTATCCAAATCCAAATTTACAACAAACGATTTTGTATAGTGAGAGGCGGTATCCTTGACCGTCACCTTAATATTGTTCTTCTTTTCGTTCACGTAAATGGCGGTATCGTTTTTTGTAGCCTTTTCAACGACCGTGTAAATGTTGTCTGCAGTTACATCGTCACCATCCGCAGATACCGTCACAATAGGAGCAGCATCGCTATAGCAGATAACCACTGTATCGGAGCCCGCAGCATTCTTTGCCGGATCCTTGAACGTCTTGATAATGGTATTGCACCCTGGCTTCAACGTATCAGTACTGTTTTTCAACTTGTTATCGGCAGTCCATTCAACATCTACAATTTTATCGTTCACGAAAATAGAATCCGGCTTGAGATACACAGAATCCTTGGTTTCGACACGCGTGATTTCGACAACAGACTTTTCATAGACATCCTTCACTTTCACAACAACCTTCTTGGTCGAAGTAAGCGTTTTATCATTCTTGTCGGTAACACGAACGTTAATCACGTAAATAGAATCCGATTCATAGTCAACCGACTTGATGAGAATAACATCACCGTTAGATTGCACGGAGAAGATTTCATTATTGTCTGCATTTTCGTAAACGTTATTACGGAAATCAGGATTCTTGGTATCAGGATCATCCTTGTCGGTCTTAACTGTTGCAAACGTTTTTCTAAGTTCCTGATTTTCCGAGACATAAATAGTGTCCACGAGAATAGACGGAGCTTCGTTCACATCAACAACATTAATCGTCACCGTCGTATCAGAATAGCCGTCATGTTCATCCCTAACGCGAACCTTGAAGGAATAGGAGGAAGTCTTTTCGTAATCCAGCTTCGACAGCACAGTGAATTTACCCGTTTTAGGATCCAGATGGAATTCATTTGTCTCATGGCCTTCTTTTTCACCATTCATGATGAAATAATTGAAAACGATATCAGGACCATCAATATCAATCCCTTCAAGATTCTTTTTGAGAACGCTTCCGACAGGTTCATTTTCGGGAACCGTGAATACAGTTTCCTTCAAGAACGGAGGTTCATTCACGTTACGGAGATAAACGGTAACCTTACCCGTTGCAGTAAGATCATTCGGTTTACCAGCATCGTGGATAACGATGTTCAATTCGTATACATGTTCTTCTGTTTCATAGTCAAATGCACGTGTCGTTTTAAGGACACCCGTATCTTCGTCAATATAGAAGCCTTTTTCGTCGCAGTCCGTGCATTCAAATTTGTTATTGCGGAACTTCGATGCGGTATCAAGGTCATCAAACGTGAGCGTCCCCACGGTAACACCTTTCATATGTTCATTGAACTCAAGTGTCTTGGTCGGTTCAACAAAGATGGGGTTTTCGTTCACGTCGTTCAGTTTAATGACAACAGAAGCTGTAGCAGTTTGCACCACCTGGTCCGTAGCACCCGATTCATCCGACGCAACAACCTTCAAATTGTACGTTCCCTTGGTTTCATGGTCAAGGACTGCGCCATCCGCAACAGTAATAACACCTGTAGTCGGGTCAATTACGAACGAATTAGTCTCATCAATCAAGCTGTAAGTAATCGTAGCATTAAGCTGCGTTGTCGTTGCCTTGATTGCATGATCCAGCTTAACCTTTGTGTCCTTGACGGAATTTTCATCAACCGTTCCATTATAGACCGCAAACTCAAACTTTGGACCGTCTTCGACATCCGTTACAAGGACCTTAAAGAGCATATCACTGTAAAGGTCTGGGTAAACATAGTCACCACTAGCATCCACATTCGCATCACGAACTCGCACTTCAATTTCATATTCATTCTTCACTTCGTAATCGAGTACAACGCCAGCCTTCGGATAAATCAGGCCACCAGATGTAATGCCAAAGAATTCTTTATCGCCACCAATGATTTCATATTTATTATTGAGGAATGTCTGATTTTGTGTAATACTAATATTGTCATAATCAGCAGACGTAACCTCATTGGACGAGAACGAAGCATCTTCTGCAATTTCGATAACATTCGTTGCATTTGTAAAGTACGGCTTTTCGTTAACGTCTGTAACGCTCACATTGAATTTCTGTCGAGAGCAAAGCAAGAAATTGGATGTCGAAGCTCTTGTATCACAGACTTCTACAACAAGATCATGCTTTGTACCCGAAGTTTTCCATTCTTCGTAATCAAACGGATCAGTAGTATTTTTCATACTCACGATACCCGACGTAAGCCCGATATCGAACAAATCCATAGCGGTTCCATCAACAATTTCAAATACGAATGAATCGCCTTCACCGTCGTCGGCCTTAACTTGCCCAGCTATAGCCTTTGTAGAATTTTCAGGGACCGCAAGTTTTATCTTATCTAACTCGATAAAGTACGGCGGTTTGTTGTCGTCATCGATCAGCTTCACAAGAAGACCGCCATCAAAACGGCCTCCTGTAATTGTAGCGCCGTTCAAGTTCGTTATCTTGAACAACATGTATTCATCATTTTCAAATTGACCATCCAACTTGACCTTAATACGCGCCATAGTTGCTTGGGTCGGATTACGAGTGTTCTTGGCAATAACGACATGTCCGCTTTCGCCTTTCGAGCAAAGCGGCATTGGATATGTCTTATCGTCCAAATCGAGATCTTCAGGTTCTGCAAAGTCGCGTCCGCTCAAACTTGCCGGAATATCGAGATCTATACCAAAGAACGCCAAGCAGTAATCAAAGGTCACATTGGTTCGAGCGGTATCCGTCAGGTAGAAGTTCATATCGTACCAAACGGTTTCGCTTTCCTTAAACTTGTCCGAAGAGAATATATCGGCCTTGATTTCAGCAGAGTTAAACGGTACGTAATGGAATTCACCGTTAAAGTCAGATTCAAACTTGAGCTTTTGACCTGCAATCAGCTGGCCAGCAATACTGAGATGGTCTGCAATGAGAAAATCACCTGTTGTAATAAAGGTTCCCTGAAATTTAGCACCAACACTTTTGTCACCATCTGTTCCTATAAAAGGCTTCCATTCAACATTGGCCGTCGTATAGAACAAAAGATTACCAGCATAATTCGAATCTGCTACTGGCGTTATGTTAAGCTTATCTAGATTATACCATACGTCATTACCATTTCCATCATTTTCAATCCAATATGGTTTATCTTCAGATTCAATCGTTTTTCCATTTGAATAATATTCAGGTTCATTCAGATTTTCCCACATTTGTGTCGTATTATTCCAAGTGGCATTGTCATTCACGATGGCAACTTGAATTCTCAAATTGTTGGCAGAATTTTCAAAATTAAAGCCATCCCTAGAGAAAATACGGGTCAAACGCCCTGTTTTTTTATTCGCATTATGTTTATTCGAAGGCATCAAAATATAAATAATTTCGCCCTTCGATCCACCGGCCTTAACATTTTCTACATACTTGTCATACCAAACTTTTTTGGGACTTTGATTCAAATCTTCTTTTGTTATGGGAGGGACATGAACAAAGACAATCTTTCCAGAATTTCCACTAACATTTATAGCAGGCTCCCAATTTGTAATATTTTCCATTAAAGGAACGGAAAGTTGCTTTTCGGGTTTAGGAACATCTTCAGGGCAATTGTCAAAATGGCCATCAAGACCGGTGCCATCATTATTGAATAAATCAGGCAAACCAGGAACTATTACATCTGAACTGCCCGGAACTGGCATATCTTTGTCCCAGTCTGCATAAATTTTTCCACCACCCTTATGAACGTTCGTGATAAAACGTTTTGTCACATCAACAGCATCACCTTCACGATGTTCATTTTCATTTCTATTGGGATTTGTAAAGCGATCTGGACCAGGAAAATAAATTTGCCCATCAAAGCAATATATGCCCTCATACTTCGCATTTGGAGCATCATACCAATTTGTAAGCGTCAACCATCCAGCACGTACAGGCCCTTTCAACAAAGTATCACCATCAGCACCACCACCATAATAACCAAAATCAAGATCATTACCCGAAATGATAGGACCACCTAACGTATGTCCACCATTATAGAACATGACCTTGCCTTTCGCCGTTCCGGTATAGCCGCTCGGTTCAGCAATTCTAAAGCCACCTTTATTAAAAATAACGGAATCAGTACCCCAGAGCTTATACTTCATAAGCTCGTTCCACAGGCGCTGGTTTTCTGTTTCATCCGTAACGGCGGCACCATCCTTTTCGAAATAAAGAGGACTTAGCAAAACGGTGTCACGTTCAACGGCGGGTTCATCTGACGCATCCTGAGCCAAAGTCGGAGTGGCGAGTCCAAGCGCCGCCGCGACAGTACTCAATACTGTTCTCAAAAACAAATTTCCTTTTTCCATAATAGACCCCAACAAAAAAAGATCCACACCCTAAACACTCATTATTGAATATAGTAACATTTTTTTAACGGTAAAACATTCGTTACAAATAAAAAACAAAAAATGGGGTAATTTAGACCACTTTTTAAAGGCTTTATGACGTAGGCGTATAATATGACGAATTTCGCTAAGTATAAAACTAGCTGCCCTTGAAAAAAATTTACTTTGATTCTATATTTGCGACCACTAGGCCCTGCGCAATGATTATTTGCGGGCAACTCGCCAGGGCGAAAGCAGCAACGGACTTGCGGATCTTTATGTGCTCAGGTAGCCTAGTACTTTTTATTGCCCCTCCGGGGCATTTTTTATTAGGCGTCCTAGCCTTCGACTACGCTTAGGATGACGCAATATCCAAGCACCTATAACCTACAACCTATAGCCTAACAATGATTCTTTGGACGATTCGACACACCAAGCCTTACAACCCTAACGATGTTTGCTACGGAAGATTGGACTTCGACGTTTCCCCCACATTCGAAGACGAATCCGACAAGGCTCTCAAGGCTCTTACCGAAGCAAACGCAAAACCGACGCGGTTGTTTTCGAGTCCGCTTATCCGCTGCACCAAGTTTGCGGGTAAAGCATCCAAGTTGCTTGGTCTGCCCGTCGAAAAAGAACCGGCA
This window encodes:
- a CDS encoding cadherin domain-containing protein translates to MEKGNLFLRTVLSTVAAALGLATPTLAQDASDEPAVERDTVLLSPLYFEKDGAAVTDETENQRLWNELMKYKLWGTDSVIFNKGGFRIAEPSGYTGTAKGKVMFYNGGHTLGGPIISGNDLDFGYYGGGADGDTLLKGPVRAGWLTLTNWYDAPNAKYEGIYCFDGQIYFPGPDRFTNPNRNENEHREGDAVDVTKRFITNVHKGGGKIYADWDKDMPVPGSSDVIVPGLPDLFNNDGTGLDGHFDNCPEDVPKPEKQLSVPLMENITNWEPAINVSGNSGKIVFVHVPPITKEDLNQSPKKVWYDKYVENVKAGGSKGEIIYILMPSNKHNANKKTGRLTRIFSRDGFNFENSANNLRIQVAIVNDNATWNNTTQMWENLNEPEYYSNGKTIESEDKPYWIENDGNGNDVWYNLDKLNITPVADSNYAGNLLFYTTANVEWKPFIGTDGDKSVGAKFQGTFITTGDFLIADHLSIAGQLIAGQKLKFESDFNGEFHYVPFNSAEIKADIFSSDKFKESETVWYDMNFYLTDTARTNVTFDYCLAFFGIDLDIPASLSGRDFAEPEDLDLDDKTYPMPLCSKGESGHVVIAKNTRNPTQATMARIKVKLDGQFENDEYMLFKITNLNGATITGGRFDGGLLVKLIDDDNKPPYFIELDKIKLAVPENSTKAIAGQVKADDGEGDSFVFEIVDGTAMDLFDIGLTSGIVSMKNTTDPFDYEEWKTSGTKHDLVVEVCDTRASTSNFLLCSRQKFNVSVTDVNEKPYFTNATNVIEIAEDASFSSNEVTSADYDNISITQNQTFLNNKYEIIGGDKEFFGITSGGLIYPKAGVVLDYEVKNEYEIEVRVRDANVDASGDYVYPDLYSDMLFKVLVTDVEDGPKFEFAVYNGTVDENSVKDTKVKLDHAIKATTTQLNATITYSLIDETNSFVIDPTTGVITVADGAVLDHETKGTYNLKVVASDESGATDQVVQTATASVVIKLNDVNENPIFVEPTKTLEFNEHMKGVTVGTLTFDDLDTASKFRNNKFECTDCDEKGFYIDEDTGVLKTTRAFDYETEEHVYELNIVIHDAGKPNDLTATGKVTVYLRNVNEPPFLKETVFTVPENEPVGSVLKKNLEGIDIDGPDIVFNYFIMNGEKEGHETNEFHLDPKTGKFTVLSKLDYEKTSSYSFKVRVRDEHDGYSDTTVTINVVDVNEAPSILVDTIYVSENQELRKTFATVKTDKDDPDTKNPDFRNNVYENADNNEIFSVQSNGDVILIKSVDYESDSIYVINVRVTDKNDKTLTSTKKVVVKVKDVYEKSVVEITRVETKDSVYLKPDSIFVNDKIVDVEWTADNKLKNSTDTLKPGCNTIIKTFKDPAKNAAGSDTVVICYSDAAPIVTVSADGDDVTADNIYTVVEKATKNDTAIYVNEKKNNIKVTVKDTASHYTKSFVVNLDLDTVSVSSNEFKNIKNIADSKVSRKKDPASGITTVPENGSYNKNTYTEVVNNKRITVTYYTDKKGNDVKRSVVTSDGKTKEIAVIEVSYTVKIGGKDVTVSYYADASTGERVTLKTGLSDSESVLSADGDDVTGTYKISYTYTDKNGNAVDVSYFLDEKGKIAKNSDGNIGYNVAYTYVNKFGNSSRKEVFIVLDQKGPVVKIESPYDGEVLTSNFTVVKWTVDGVDQDTLSVQGLENGSQTIVRVFRDKAGNESSDTVTVMVKNVKDINIDVEKPVTLVDRDSIEKYYDKKHKPKKDQNYSVTFFNYKKNSETEAIIGIKGKAKDGSGEEPYPGLEGHLGPTLAVDARVPVVNAMGGLATLDDIVSAGGMVALEGVDAANGKKVSVNDYVNKYCTDEFKESLKSDYSKMNLYWTTIKVNIWVYTNTGAFSDFYSFDYDLDDPDYVNEAGLLKLFFEMKPDENGDVRTKKGRLYGTGAYLFKTEVKMTSKLRCTLPPVSLDKAEKKKNAVIKSSDQLLKSFGYRRPVNK